A single region of the Mesorhizobium sp. NZP2077 genome encodes:
- a CDS encoding IS66 family transposase, producing MASENYVAEITSNCLKSGRKWSLRSIILCATSYRQTQMMAAKGVDIERSTLARSAGYAAALLDPIYNRIREIGRTRTKIHTDDTRLPILAPGTGKTHKGALWVYVADDRNSGSQEPPIAWYRATMGRAGESVMTELAGFAGTLQADGFSGYNQIYKGGAIREAACLAHLRRKIFDVHDSQPTELSTTAMAGIQAIYRIEEEIRGLPPAERLAARRRRTRPLVRALRRQLMRQGNGLSRHADIAKAFAYGARRWRAFNRFLYDGRLEPDNLIAERAIRGFTVGRRNWLFSGNFAAAERSAVVLSIIETCKLCGVDAEAYMADVTERIQNDWPASRWDELMPWNWGRRQEMPLPLAA from the coding sequence TTGGCTTCAGAAAATTATGTTGCGGAGATTACTTCAAATTGTCTGAAATCTGGGAGGAAATGGAGCCTCCGCAGCATAATCCTCTGCGCAACATCTTACCGTCAGACACAGATGATGGCCGCCAAGGGCGTCGATATCGAGCGATCCACCCTTGCGCGCAGCGCCGGCTACGCCGCCGCCTTGCTCGATCCGATCTACAATCGCATCCGCGAGATCGGCCGTACCCGCACCAAGATTCACACCGACGACACGCGGCTTCCGATCCTGGCGCCCGGCACCGGCAAGACGCACAAGGGCGCGCTCTGGGTTTACGTCGCCGACGACCGCAACTCAGGCTCGCAGGAGCCGCCGATCGCCTGGTATCGCGCCACCATGGGACGCGCCGGCGAGAGCGTGATGACCGAGCTCGCCGGATTTGCCGGCACGCTCCAGGCCGACGGTTTCAGCGGCTATAACCAGATCTACAAGGGCGGCGCCATTCGAGAAGCTGCCTGCCTGGCCCATCTGCGTCGCAAGATATTCGACGTTCACGACAGCCAGCCGACCGAACTCAGCACGACGGCGATGGCCGGTATCCAGGCGATCTACCGGATCGAGGAAGAGATACGGGGGCTCCCGCCCGCCGAGCGATTGGCCGCACGACGAAGGCGGACCCGCCCCCTGGTCCGGGCGCTGCGACGACAGCTCATGCGCCAGGGCAACGGTTTGTCGCGCCATGCCGATATCGCGAAGGCCTTCGCCTATGGCGCCAGGCGATGGCGCGCGTTCAACCGCTTCCTATACGATGGCCGGCTCGAGCCCGACAACCTGATCGCGGAGCGGGCGATTCGTGGATTTACGGTTGGCCGGCGCAATTGGCTTTTCTCGGGCAACTTCGCCGCGGCAGAGCGGTCCGCGGTCGTGCTCAGCATCATTGAGACCTGCAAGCTGTGCGGCGTCGATGCCGAAGCCTACATGGCCGATGTCACCGAGCGCATCCAGAACGACTGGCCAGCCTCGCGCTGGGACGAGCTGATGCCATGGAATTGGGGGCGCCGCCAAGAGATGCCGCTCCCCTTGGCGGCATGA
- a CDS encoding tyrosine-type recombinase/integrase has protein sequence MILREAVDHYVVWRRAHGARFITSARTLYQFCKNFPEHACCDAVTESDARRFLAGTGPLTRCRANKYGTLAGFYRYAISRGYAVASPLPPADEEPREPQSAPSYIYSREELQRLFGSIGISRKRSIRLDAETFHMLLLILYGAGLRTSEALHLTMKDVELADAILTVRNTKFYKSRLVPVAPQLAGALRRYAELRADRPLPEGMASAFLANRDGTQVRKHNVDHAFKRLLKHVGIDHKDDGRRAPCLHALRHTAAVHRLTSWYRDGADVQRLLPALSTYLGHADLDGTSVYLSMTPELLHEASACFDRYVNGGHHA, from the coding sequence ATGATTCTTCGTGAAGCGGTCGACCACTATGTCGTATGGCGGCGCGCCCATGGCGCGCGATTTATCACCAGCGCAAGGACATTGTACCAATTTTGCAAGAACTTCCCCGAGCACGCGTGCTGCGATGCGGTTACCGAAAGCGATGCGCGCCGCTTTCTCGCTGGAACCGGTCCGCTCACGCGTTGCCGCGCGAACAAATATGGCACTCTCGCCGGTTTTTACCGTTATGCGATCAGTCGCGGTTATGCTGTCGCCTCGCCGTTGCCGCCGGCGGACGAAGAGCCGCGGGAGCCGCAATCAGCGCCCTCTTACATCTACTCCCGTGAGGAACTGCAGCGTCTGTTTGGAAGCATTGGCATTAGCCGCAAGCGCAGTATCCGGCTCGACGCCGAGACCTTCCATATGTTGCTCTTGATCCTGTATGGCGCGGGGCTGCGAACCAGCGAAGCGCTCCATCTGACCATGAAGGATGTCGAGCTTGCGGACGCCATCCTGACGGTGAGGAACACCAAATTCTACAAGAGCCGTCTCGTTCCTGTAGCGCCTCAACTTGCCGGTGCCCTTAGACGTTATGCCGAACTCCGTGCCGATCGCCCCCTGCCAGAAGGAATGGCGTCCGCCTTTCTCGCAAACCGCGACGGAACGCAGGTAAGGAAACACAATGTCGATCATGCATTCAAACGGCTACTCAAGCATGTCGGAATCGACCATAAGGATGATGGCCGACGCGCCCCGTGTCTCCACGCCCTGAGGCATACTGCAGCCGTCCATCGGCTGACGTCCTGGTATCGCGACGGCGCAGATGTGCAACGGCTGCTACCAGCACTCTCGACATATCTCGGTCACGCCGACCTGGACGGCACAAGCGTCTACCTGTCGATGACACCGGAACTGTTACACGAAGCATCGGCCTGCTTCGACCGCTACGTCAACGGAGGACACCATGCGTGA
- a CDS encoding tyrosine-type recombinase/integrase, translating into MTQLRQRMSEDMQVRNFALNTQLSYLQQVSLFARHFGKSPDVLGREDIRTYQVYLTNEKKLASGSIHTAIAALRFLYSVTLERDWAPEEVLPFPKKPQKLPIILSPEEVQQFLGCVLNVKHHAILTTCYAAGLRISEAVQLKTTDIDSQRMVIRVEQGKGQKDRYVMLSPKLLEILRSYWKVCRPEARLFPGDRAGQPITRDAVGQACAKARDLSRLPKPVTPHSLRHAFAVHLLEAGADVRTIQLLLGHRSLATTAHYLRIATNKVCATSSPYELLPRPAPTPPPPAKPQYF; encoded by the coding sequence ATGACCCAACTTCGGCAACGCATGAGCGAGGACATGCAGGTGCGCAACTTCGCGCTCAACACCCAGCTCTCCTATCTGCAACAGGTGTCGCTGTTCGCCCGCCACTTCGGCAAGTCGCCGGACGTGCTCGGGCGCGAGGACATTCGGACCTATCAGGTCTATCTGACCAACGAGAAGAAGCTGGCGTCCGGTTCGATCCACACCGCCATCGCTGCGCTGCGCTTTCTCTACAGTGTGACGCTCGAAAGGGACTGGGCGCCTGAAGAGGTCCTCCCGTTTCCCAAGAAGCCGCAGAAGCTGCCGATCATCCTCAGCCCCGAGGAAGTTCAGCAATTCCTCGGCTGCGTCCTCAACGTCAAACACCACGCCATCCTGACCACCTGCTATGCCGCCGGCTTGCGCATCTCGGAGGCGGTTCAGCTGAAGACCACGGACATCGACAGCCAGAGAATGGTCATCCGCGTCGAGCAGGGCAAAGGCCAGAAGGACCGCTACGTGATGCTGTCGCCCAAGCTGCTGGAGATCCTGCGCAGCTATTGGAAGGTGTGCCGGCCAGAGGCGAGGCTCTTCCCCGGCGATCGCGCCGGCCAGCCGATCACCAGGGATGCGGTGGGACAAGCCTGCGCGAAAGCGCGCGACCTCTCCCGCTTGCCCAAACCGGTCACGCCGCACAGCCTGCGGCACGCCTTTGCCGTCCATCTATTGGAGGCCGGCGCCGACGTGCGCACCATTCAACTGCTGCTCGGTCACCGCAGCCTCGCGACCACCGCCCATTACCTGCGGATTGCCACCAACAAGGTCTGCGCCACGTCGAGCCCGTACGAGCTCTTACCGCGTCCGGCCCCCACCCCGCCGCCGCCGGCCAAGCCTCAGTACTTCTGA
- a CDS encoding glycine C-acetyltransferase — translation MTSAFISYLSNELAGLKSAGLYKSERVIASTQSAEIVVGGEKVLNFCANNYLGLADSADLRAAASRALDRYGYGMASVRFICGTQEEHKQLEATISSFLGLEDTILYGSCFDANGGLFETLLGDDDAIISDALNHASIIDGVRLSKAKRFRYANNDMADLEARLKEAKDCRFRLIATDGVFSMDGIIANLRGVCDLADKYDAMVMVDDSHAVGFVGKNGRGSAEHCGVEGRVDIITGTLGKALGGASGGYTSGRKQVVDWLRQRSRPYLFSNTLMPAIAGASIKVFELVRNGDALRERLNANAARFRSQMGELGFTLAGADHPIIPVMLGDATLAQEMAARMLKRGIYVIGFSFPVVPKGQARIRTQMSAAHSSADIDRAVEAFAEVARELSIV, via the coding sequence ATGACCTCCGCTTTCATTTCTTATCTCTCGAATGAGCTCGCCGGGTTAAAGTCCGCCGGCCTCTACAAATCCGAGCGGGTGATTGCCTCGACGCAGTCTGCCGAGATCGTGGTGGGCGGCGAGAAGGTGCTTAATTTCTGCGCCAACAACTATCTCGGCCTCGCCGACAGCGCCGACCTGCGTGCCGCGGCCAGCCGGGCGCTCGACCGCTATGGCTACGGCATGGCCTCGGTACGCTTCATCTGCGGCACGCAAGAGGAGCACAAGCAGCTCGAGGCGACGATTTCATCCTTCCTCGGCCTGGAAGACACCATCCTTTACGGCTCCTGCTTCGACGCCAATGGCGGCCTGTTCGAGACGTTGCTCGGTGATGACGACGCGATCATTTCCGATGCGCTGAACCACGCCTCGATCATCGATGGTGTGCGGCTGTCGAAGGCCAAACGCTTCCGCTACGCCAACAACGACATGGCCGATCTCGAAGCGCGCTTGAAGGAAGCCAAGGACTGCCGCTTCCGGCTGATCGCCACCGACGGGGTGTTTTCCATGGATGGCATCATCGCCAATCTCAGGGGTGTCTGCGACCTCGCCGACAAATACGATGCCATGGTGATGGTCGACGACAGCCATGCCGTCGGCTTCGTGGGCAAAAATGGCCGCGGCTCGGCCGAACATTGCGGCGTCGAGGGCAGGGTCGACATCATCACCGGCACGCTGGGCAAGGCACTCGGCGGCGCGTCCGGCGGCTACACGTCCGGCAGGAAACAGGTGGTCGACTGGCTGCGTCAGCGCTCGCGGCCCTATCTCTTCTCAAACACGCTGATGCCGGCGATCGCCGGCGCCTCGATCAAGGTGTTCGAACTGGTCCGCAATGGCGACGCCTTGCGCGAGCGCCTCAATGCCAATGCGGCGCGGTTCCGGTCGCAGATGGGCGAGCTCGGCTTCACGCTGGCGGGCGCCGACCATCCGATCATCCCGGTGATGCTGGGCGACGCGACACTGGCGCAGGAAATGGCGGCGCGCATGCTGAAGCGCGGCATCTACGTCATCGGCTTTTCCTTCCCGGTGGTGCCGAAGGGCCAGGCCCGCATCCGCACGCAGATGTCGGCGGCGCACTCCAGTGCCGACATCGACCGCGCGGTCGAGGCGTTTGCTGAGGTGGCAAGGGAGCTTTCGATCGTATGA
- a CDS encoding IS91 family transposase, with amino-acid sequence MARSGPEVADIFRRYGEAYRVQHDASLSTAQRRVMTAIELCRTAALGGHIEQCDQCGHQRIAFNSCRDRHCPRCQSLARAQWLEDRRAELLDTQYFHVVFTLPGDIAAIAYQNKALVYGLLFRATAETLRTIAADPKHLGAEIGFFAVLHTWGQNLLHHPHLHCVVPGGGLSADGTRWIACKPGFFLPVRVLSRLFRRLFLEHLEKAFAAGQLKFFSSLQALSERDAFRRYLAPLRKAEWVIFAKPPFAGPEQVLDYVGRYTHRVAISNNRLVAIEDGTVRFRWKDYRHGNRQKVMTVSADEFMRRFLLHVLPDGFHRIRYYGFLGNRHRAQKLAHCRDLLGMPAPEASNSCSAKDYRDRYEDLTGHSLRQCPACHQGRMIVIETFDGVTGPPPYRDTS; translated from the coding sequence ATGGCCCGCTCGGGGCCGGAGGTGGCGGATATATTCCGCCGCTATGGCGAAGCCTATCGCGTGCAGCATGACGCGTCGCTCAGCACCGCGCAGCGTCGCGTCATGACGGCGATCGAACTCTGCCGCACCGCCGCGCTCGGCGGGCATATCGAGCAGTGCGATCAATGCGGCCACCAGCGCATCGCCTTCAACAGCTGCCGCGACAGACATTGTCCCCGCTGCCAATCGCTGGCCCGCGCGCAATGGCTGGAGGACCGTCGCGCCGAGCTTCTCGACACACAGTACTTCCACGTCGTCTTCACGCTGCCGGGTGACATTGCCGCCATCGCCTATCAGAACAAGGCGCTCGTCTACGGTCTGCTCTTCCGCGCCACCGCCGAGACACTGCGCACCATTGCCGCCGATCCCAAACACCTGGGTGCCGAGATCGGCTTCTTCGCCGTGCTGCACACCTGGGGCCAGAACTTGCTGCACCATCCCCACCTGCACTGCGTCGTCCCAGGCGGTGGCCTTTCTGCCGACGGCACGCGATGGATTGCCTGCAAACCCGGCTTCTTCCTGCCGGTCCGGGTGCTCTCACGCCTGTTCCGACGCTTGTTTCTGGAGCACCTGGAGAAAGCCTTCGCGGCCGGCCAGTTGAAGTTCTTCTCTAGCTTGCAGGCCTTGAGCGAGCGCGACGCCTTCCGGCGCTATCTGGCGCCCCTTCGAAAGGCCGAGTGGGTGATCTTCGCCAAGCCGCCCTTCGCCGGACCCGAACAGGTCCTCGACTACGTCGGCCGCTATACGCACCGCGTCGCCATTTCCAACAATCGCCTCGTCGCCATCGAGGATGGCACCGTTCGTTTCCGCTGGAAGGACTATCGGCACGGCAATCGGCAAAAGGTCATGACCGTCTCGGCCGACGAGTTCATGCGCCGCTTCCTGCTGCATGTCCTGCCCGACGGCTTCCATCGCATCCGCTATTACGGCTTCCTCGGCAATCGCCATCGCGCGCAAAAGCTCGCCCACTGCCGCGACCTGCTCGGCATGCCGGCTCCAGAGGCGTCGAACAGCTGCTCGGCGAAGGACTACCGCGACCGCTACGAGGACCTTACCGGGCATTCCCTCCGGCAATGCCCGGCCTGTCATCAGGGGCGGATGATCGTCATCGAAACGTTCGACGGCGTCACCGGACCCCCGCCATACCGGGATACATCATGA
- a CDS encoding transposase, producing the protein MTLEHAEGDLVAELSGAAAAEDRATVIGRARQRRLWSCTEKRALVDLASAAGSSVTEVAQAFGVAPSQLYAWRKQMAGGEPDADQAMATFARIEVSDLPEVERPVADCPDPAGRIVVAFPNGARLRIDGIVDPTALRIVLTELTR; encoded by the coding sequence ATGACATTGGAACATGCAGAGGGCGATTTGGTCGCCGAGTTAAGCGGTGCGGCGGCGGCCGAAGACCGTGCAACAGTGATTGGGCGCGCGCGGCAACGAAGGCTGTGGAGCTGCACTGAGAAGCGCGCGTTGGTCGACCTGGCGAGCGCGGCGGGGTCGTCGGTGACCGAAGTCGCGCAGGCTTTCGGCGTAGCCCCATCACAGCTCTATGCCTGGCGCAAGCAGATGGCCGGCGGCGAGCCTGATGCCGATCAGGCGATGGCGACCTTCGCGCGGATCGAGGTGAGCGATCTGCCCGAGGTTGAACGCCCCGTCGCCGATTGTCCGGACCCGGCCGGCAGGATCGTCGTGGCCTTTCCGAACGGCGCGCGATTGCGGATCGACGGGATCGTCGATCCGACAGCGCTACGTATCGTCCTGACGGAGTTGACCAGGTGA
- a CDS encoding IS66 family transposase zinc-finger binding domain-containing protein, with protein MSEQTPSIADFLARIALLEAAVSARDITIAERDEQLRRERAEAALRIQRLQLRIDRFNRKAFGRSSEKLGQMLLELEDLETDFAAGVPDIELPIVADTDKVRVLPVRKLNPNLPRKRIVREPSCACCPGCGGDLRAMGEDSEEMLDLVAQAWQVMETIRPKYSCRACDKIIQAPAPANAIARGKLSYAALAHIMMAKWGYHLPFYRLC; from the coding sequence GTGTCGGAACAGACCCCCTCAATCGCTGATTTCCTCGCCCGGATCGCCCTTCTGGAGGCGGCCGTTTCTGCCCGTGACATCACCATCGCCGAGCGGGATGAGCAACTGCGAAGGGAGCGCGCCGAGGCCGCACTTCGCATCCAGCGCCTGCAGCTGCGGATCGATCGCTTCAACCGCAAGGCCTTCGGCCGCTCGTCCGAGAAGCTGGGCCAGATGCTGCTCGAACTCGAAGATCTCGAGACAGATTTTGCCGCCGGCGTGCCCGATATCGAGCTGCCCATCGTCGCCGACACCGACAAGGTCCGGGTGTTGCCGGTGCGCAAGCTCAACCCGAACCTGCCGCGAAAGAGGATCGTTCGCGAGCCGTCTTGCGCATGCTGTCCGGGCTGCGGCGGCGATCTGCGCGCCATGGGCGAAGATAGCGAGGAGATGCTCGATCTGGTCGCCCAGGCCTGGCAGGTGATGGAGACCATTCGACCCAAGTACAGCTGCCGGGCCTGCGATAAAATCATCCAGGCGCCGGCACCAGCCAATGCCATTGCACGCGGCAAACTCAGCTATGCCGCGCTCGCCCATATCATGATGGCGAAGTGGGGTTATCATCTACCCTTCTACCGTTTATGTTGA
- a CDS encoding tyrosine-type recombinase/integrase: MRDLRTLGPWLRRFLADYIFTERRLARNTQMSYRDSFTLLLPFISTKIRKSADRLNVEDITPALILQFLAHLEESRSCSVQTRNQRLTAIRSFARFVASRDPAHLAWCAQIRAITTKKAAPQPVSWMSRDEMEALVTVPDRQTLRGQAEHALLLFLYNTGARVSEATRLEVGDLQISRRGDNHALVTLHGKGNKIRQCPLWARTEDTLGELIQGRETCEPVFLSRHRKRYTRFGVYRLVERCAAQVPSLAARPITPHVIRHTCACHLLQAGVDLNTIRAWLGHVSLETTNIYAEIDLEMKAKAMALCSAAAPRPERPWKENKGVMAFLNAI, translated from the coding sequence ATGCGTGATCTTCGTACACTCGGCCCTTGGCTTCGGCGCTTTCTGGCTGATTACATCTTCACTGAACGCCGTCTCGCCCGCAATACGCAAATGAGCTATCGCGACAGCTTCACGCTGCTGCTGCCATTTATCAGTACAAAGATCCGCAAATCAGCGGATCGTCTGAATGTCGAAGATATTACTCCGGCACTCATACTGCAGTTCCTTGCTCATCTTGAGGAGAGCCGCAGTTGCTCGGTACAGACCCGAAACCAACGTCTGACGGCGATCCGATCCTTCGCGCGCTTTGTCGCCAGCCGTGACCCAGCTCATCTTGCCTGGTGCGCGCAGATCCGTGCCATCACGACAAAGAAGGCCGCGCCGCAGCCGGTCTCGTGGATGAGCAGGGACGAAATGGAAGCGCTTGTAACGGTTCCCGACCGCCAAACCCTACGCGGCCAGGCCGAGCATGCCCTGTTGCTCTTCCTCTACAACACGGGAGCGCGGGTCTCGGAAGCCACGAGATTAGAGGTCGGCGATCTTCAGATCAGTCGGCGCGGCGATAATCATGCGCTCGTCACTCTTCACGGCAAAGGCAACAAAATCCGCCAATGCCCACTGTGGGCGCGCACAGAGGATACGCTCGGCGAGCTCATTCAGGGACGGGAAACCTGCGAGCCCGTCTTCCTCAGCCGCCATCGCAAACGATATACGCGGTTCGGAGTTTATCGGCTTGTCGAGCGATGTGCGGCACAGGTGCCATCGCTCGCTGCAAGGCCGATCACACCCCACGTGATCCGCCATACATGCGCCTGCCATCTGCTGCAGGCGGGTGTCGACCTTAACACCATCCGTGCATGGCTCGGACATGTAAGCCTTGAGACCACCAACATCTACGCCGAGATCGATCTCGAGATGAAAGCGAAAGCGATGGCACTCTGCAGCGCCGCCGCTCCGCGACCGGAAAGGCCGTGGAAAGAGAACAAGGGCGTGATGGCGTTCCTAAACGCTATTTGA
- a CDS encoding tyrosine-type recombinase/integrase: MFEILFGQPRTIARYRSAPLQKERLQYLSHCERLGIKIETLRKIAYHQWDLVRILDLHDNDSSNLSKIENALRRWSSPAERKSRSRAGRRFFGHAERWMRFMGWFEPRAMFHSHTREVAIFATRMASERGWAKKTIDDCCRTVDSFFVWLDETGVDLSSAGISYFDQFIARYHARGFNRSTAHLYAQQLRRFIRFAEQQAWCRPGLADGIMPPRRYPGETIPKGLNRDEVTRLLATTEGNHPHEIRARAILMLLITYGLRAGEVSGLQLGDLDWQQEMLRVRCPKPGRTHLYPLSPDVGQAILRYLREVRPAHPERTLFLTMKAPIRPLTRGVIKGIVFTRLNDLGITGKRRGPHALRHAAAQHLLDQGLSMKAVGDYLGHRSTRATAIYAKVNLNVLREVAEIDLGGLL, translated from the coding sequence ATGTTTGAAATTCTATTTGGACAACCGCGCACGATCGCGCGCTATCGTTCCGCCCCATTGCAGAAGGAGCGGCTTCAGTATCTTTCGCATTGCGAGCGTCTCGGCATTAAGATCGAGACATTGCGGAAGATCGCATACCACCAGTGGGATTTGGTGCGCATTCTCGATTTGCACGACAACGACAGTTCGAACTTGTCCAAGATCGAGAACGCGCTCCGGCGGTGGTCCTCACCCGCGGAACGCAAGTCACGATCTCGCGCAGGTCGGCGCTTCTTCGGGCACGCTGAGCGGTGGATGCGCTTTATGGGCTGGTTTGAGCCGCGGGCTATGTTCCACTCCCATACGCGCGAGGTTGCTATCTTTGCCACGCGCATGGCCTCCGAACGCGGATGGGCGAAGAAGACGATCGATGATTGTTGTCGAACGGTCGACAGCTTTTTCGTTTGGCTGGATGAAACAGGCGTCGATCTATCGTCGGCAGGGATATCCTACTTCGATCAGTTTATCGCGCGTTATCATGCGCGCGGTTTTAATCGTTCAACCGCCCATCTCTATGCTCAACAACTTCGTAGGTTCATCCGGTTCGCCGAGCAGCAGGCTTGGTGCAGACCGGGATTGGCCGACGGGATCATGCCGCCACGGCGCTATCCGGGCGAGACAATTCCGAAGGGATTGAACCGGGACGAGGTCACCCGTCTACTCGCTACCACAGAAGGAAACCATCCCCACGAGATACGCGCCCGCGCTATCCTGATGCTGCTGATCACCTACGGTCTGCGTGCCGGAGAAGTCAGCGGCCTGCAGCTGGGAGACTTAGACTGGCAGCAGGAGATGTTGCGGGTACGCTGCCCCAAGCCCGGACGCACCCATCTCTATCCGCTGTCACCAGATGTGGGGCAAGCGATCCTGCGTTACTTGCGCGAGGTTCGACCCGCGCACCCTGAACGGACACTGTTCCTGACGATGAAAGCCCCGATTAGGCCGCTTACCCGCGGGGTAATTAAGGGGATCGTCTTTACTCGTCTCAATGATCTCGGAATCACAGGCAAGCGCCGCGGCCCACATGCGTTACGCCATGCCGCGGCCCAACATCTCCTGGATCAAGGTTTATCGATGAAGGCGGTCGGAGACTATCTCGGTCATCGAAGCACGAGGGCCACCGCGATCTACGCCAAGGTCAATCTCAATGTTCTTCGCGAGGTTGCGGAGATCGATCTGGGAGGCCTCCTATGA
- the tnpB gene encoding IS66 family insertion sequence element accessory protein TnpB (TnpB, as the term is used for proteins encoded by IS66 family insertion elements, is considered an accessory protein, since TnpC, encoded by a neighboring gene, is a DDE family transposase.), giving the protein MITVVPTDRIYLCCGETDMRRGINSLARMVQQVLALNPHTGAIFCFRGRKGHIIKILAHDDQGFCLFTKRLSEGCFAWPTTKDQVAVSLTKAQLSLLLDGIDWRRPSKIYRPRLAG; this is encoded by the coding sequence GTGATCACGGTGGTGCCGACCGACCGGATTTACCTTTGCTGCGGTGAGACCGATATGCGCCGCGGGATCAACAGCCTGGCACGCATGGTGCAGCAGGTGCTCGCGCTCAATCCGCACACTGGCGCGATCTTCTGCTTCCGTGGACGCAAGGGTCATATCATCAAGATTCTGGCGCATGACGACCAGGGGTTCTGCCTTTTTACAAAACGGCTTTCCGAGGGTTGTTTCGCCTGGCCAACCACCAAGGATCAGGTCGCCGTGTCGCTCACCAAGGCGCAGCTTTCGCTGCTTCTGGACGGGATCGACTGGCGCCGGCCGAGCAAGATTTATCGACCGCGTCTGGCTGGCTGA
- a CDS encoding M20 aminoacylase family protein, translated as MTSIETFRGLQSEVTEWRRYLHENPELDYRLENTARFVAEKLASFGINHIETGIAETGIVALIQGEGGEGPTIGLRADMDALPIIEETNAPWSSKNLGIMHACGHDGHTAMLLGAAKHLASTRNFKGTVALIFQPAEEVELPSGALRMVQEGIIDRFGISQVYGMHIHPGFKIGEFGIRPGAAMGSQDDFDIVVKGKGGHPCDPHLTVDPVVIAAHIILGLQSLVSRKIDPRETLTLSVTKMSAAKAYNVIPDQAEISGTVRALGASLQDFAEKQIPVIAAGIAQGYGAEIEFKYMRSVPATFNYPQQTKLAVAAARDLVGDASVNDNIREEVGAEDFSYMLQERPGAYIFIGNGPSADFHHPKFDFNDEALPYGIGWWVKLVETLLPYKPTTQQ; from the coding sequence ATGACCAGCATCGAAACCTTCCGGGGGCTGCAGAGCGAGGTGACTGAGTGGCGTCGGTATCTCCATGAAAATCCGGAGCTGGACTACCGGTTGGAGAACACCGCAAGATTTGTGGCGGAAAAGCTGGCTTCATTCGGCATCAACCACATCGAGACCGGCATCGCTGAAACCGGCATCGTGGCGCTAATCCAAGGCGAAGGGGGCGAAGGACCGACAATTGGATTGAGGGCGGACATGGATGCGCTGCCGATCATTGAAGAAACAAACGCGCCATGGTCATCGAAAAACCTTGGTATTATGCACGCATGCGGTCATGATGGCCATACCGCAATGCTGTTAGGCGCTGCGAAACATCTTGCCTCGACCCGAAACTTCAAAGGCACCGTTGCCTTGATATTCCAACCTGCCGAAGAGGTGGAACTGCCTTCAGGCGCCCTGAGGATGGTTCAGGAGGGAATCATCGATCGGTTCGGCATATCCCAAGTCTACGGGATGCACATCCACCCGGGTTTCAAAATTGGTGAATTTGGCATTCGCCCTGGTGCTGCAATGGGTTCGCAGGACGATTTCGACATAGTTGTAAAAGGCAAAGGAGGACATCCATGCGATCCTCATCTCACCGTGGACCCGGTTGTGATAGCTGCACATATCATTCTTGGTCTCCAATCGTTGGTTTCCCGGAAAATTGACCCTCGAGAAACGCTTACTTTGTCCGTCACAAAGATGAGCGCTGCGAAGGCATATAACGTCATTCCTGACCAGGCTGAAATATCGGGGACGGTCAGAGCGTTGGGAGCCAGCCTCCAAGATTTCGCAGAAAAGCAGATACCTGTCATTGCAGCTGGAATTGCTCAAGGCTATGGCGCGGAAATCGAATTCAAGTACATGCGCTCAGTGCCGGCGACCTTCAACTATCCACAGCAAACCAAACTGGCCGTCGCGGCAGCACGCGATCTAGTCGGTGATGCGTCCGTGAATGACAACATTCGAGAAGAAGTTGGCGCTGAGGACTTCTCCTATATGCTTCAGGAGAGGCCCGGTGCTTATATCTTCATTGGTAATGGACCGAGCGCGGATTTTCACCATCCGAAATTTGATTTTAATGATGAAGCATTGCCTTACGGTATCGGCTGGTGGGTTAAGCTCGTGGAGACCCTTCTGCCTTACAAACCTACGACCCAGCAGTAA